CAGCGGTCCCGAGTCCTCTCCGGGAATCGGCCCGACGTCGAGGATGTCGACGATGAGCAGGTCACCGGGCTTGGCTCCCTCCACCCGGAACGGGCCGGAGAGCTTGTGCACCGTCTTGAGCGGGGCATTGAGGATGTCGTCGGCCGAGTCGTCGTTGACGATGGCCCCGTCGAACCATTCCCGGCAGTGCACCCGGAAACTGTCGCCCGGCTTGACCGTAGCCACCGGCGGGATCTCCGGGTGCCACCGGTTGTGGCCCACCTTCTCCTGGTCCTCGAACTTCTTGCTCGAATCGAGCGGGAAGATCACCTCGGGCATCGCAGCTCCTCGTTGAGCGGGGCGGGTGGGACGGGACCGGCCGCCGGGTGGCTAGGGCCGGGGCAGCTTGCGGTGCAGCGGGTTCGCCGAGACCGCGACCGGCCGGCGACCCGACGACGGGAGTGACGAAACCACCTGGGGCGCATCGGCGGTGGCCATGCTCTGCTCGACGGCCCGCCGGTACGGATTGCCGCCACCGGTGATTCCCGGCGCGGTAATCACCCGGACCGACGCGGTGCGGCAGGCCGGGCAGGCGCAGCGATCGGGCGCCGTGCCGATCGGATACCGGGCATCGAAAGGCCCGCACTCCGGGCACCGGAACGCATATGTCGTCATCGACAGGTGACCTCCATCGGTCCGAAGCCCCACCGTAGAGCAGGGGCCGCGGGCCCACCATCCGAGTGTCCGGAATGCCGGCTCAGTGCGTCAGAGTGACTTTCAACAGCACGATCAGCAGCGCCACCCCGGCCACGATCACCCCGCTGAGCAGGATGCGCAGTGGGCTCTTCTCGGCGTTCAAGCGGGCGGCGACCGCCCCGGTCAGCGCGATCCGCACGACGATCACCAGCTCGGCCAGCAGCACCGCGACCCAGGCCGAGGGCCAGCCCAGCCAGGAGATGGCCAGCAACAGCATCGGCACCGTGGCCGTGGTCAGGATGGGCAGCGACTCGCGGATCAGGACGGCCGGCTGCGCCTTGCCCCCGCCGCTGATGAACTCGGAGAACGCGTGGGCGACGAAGGTGGACAACGCGGTGCCGATCACCACCGCCATCGCCCGGCCGGTGTCCAGGTCCTCCTGGAACGGCACCAGGGCGGCCAGGATCAGGATGTTGCCGTAGATGTAGGCGGACAGCCGGCGGGCCGCCTCGTGCTCGCTCAGCGGCTCGCGCCGGTAGTACCAGGGCCGGCGTCCGGTGCGGCGGGCCGCGCCCGGGCGGGCGGGCGGCGGCGGGTTCTGCGGGCGCTCGGTCACCGCCCGATTGTCCCCGGTGACCGATCGGCCACCGACGACTGCCTACCATGTGGGCGTGCCGCCTCCCCCTTGCGCTCCCCCTTGTGATCGCGGCGCCGACCTCGGGTCCGGGGTGCGGCGCGGATGAGCCAGACGCTCGTCGCCTACCGGGCCCTGCTGTTCGTCATCGCGCTGGCCTTCACCATCGGCGGCATCGTGCTGCTGGTGCAGGGCCGTCAGCGCCGCTGGGGCGGGGTGGCGATGACGGTCTGCGCCCTGAACCTGGTCGGCGGCCTGCTGCTGCTGTTCATGGCCTTCACCCTGCCCTGAACCCGCTCAGCAGCCTGAACCCTGCCCCGTTCCGCTCGTGGGTCAGCGGCGACCGCGATCGGCGGCCAGCTCGTGCAGCACCGCGACCATCCGGTCGATCTCCCCGGTGGTGTTGTAGAAGGCGATCGAGGGCCGGACGGTGGCCTCCAGGCCGAAGCGGCGCAGGATCGGCTGCGCGCAATGGTGGCCGGAGCGGACCGCGATCCCCTTCTGGTTGAGGGCGGCGCCGACCTCCTCGGTGCGGTACCCGTCGAGCACGAACGAGAGCACGCTGGCCTTATCCCGGGCCGTGCCGATCAACCGCAGCCCGGGCACGGCGAGCATCCGTGGGGTCGCGTACTCCAGCAGCTGGTGCTCGTACCGGGCGATGGTGTCCAGGCCGATCCGGGTGACGTAGTCCAGGGCGGCGCCCAGCCCGACCGCGTCGGCGATGTTG
This genomic window from Nakamurella multipartita DSM 44233 contains:
- a CDS encoding FmdB family zinc ribbon protein, yielding MTTYAFRCPECGPFDARYPIGTAPDRCACPACRTASVRVITAPGITGGGNPYRRAVEQSMATADAPQVVSSLPSSGRRPVAVSANPLHRKLPRP